The following DNA comes from Solea solea chromosome 6, fSolSol10.1, whole genome shotgun sequence.
ACATGTGATGAACACAGTGGGAGAATCTCTGGAGGATCCAGGCAAGTGGGTGGTACTCAAACATTCACTCGCTGTGAATCCTCTGGAGTTTCTCCTGGTGTGTTCTcacatgtcctcactttgacatGTTCTGGAGATAAGATAGGGGACATGGCAGGGGAATCTCCAGTACAACTTCTGGggacatttacattcacatatACAGCCCCTTTGGAAAATCTCAGAGACTCCTGTGGGACTTAGAAGTGATGTTTAAGACTCACGATTGGTATCAGTTTCCTGTATTCCATCTGATTTAAATTATCTGGTGATTGTTGGTGACCACCAGTGCCAATGTTAAAGTCTAGACCACATTTGCAGAAGAGTGTTGGCCTTAAAAACGGTCAAGCTGCCATGATCATTGGATGTTCTTGCAGAGGCTAAGAAAATGTCATGGTCACCGCCGTGACTTTTGACAAAGACCACCACTTTTGACCCCTGTGAGAAAAACCGAGTGCCTGGCAATCACTCTCCAATTTCTGGCTTCATGGATAAGCCAGCAACTGTGGCAGACACTTTTAAATACCCGTAAAACTTGGTAattttcctgactgattggactATTTACTCTGTACTGCCCCAAGGATTTCCGGTGATTTTCTCCATTTTGTCCATCATTGTAAGCTCCCCTGCGAGGCGCACAATGACGGACGAAATGAACACAAAGTGTGGATGAAAGGCTTCGtccatctctgtgtttttcctaGAGTATGAATGAGCCTTTATGATGACCTAAAAATGGCTGCTATGTGACTCAAGAGAATTTTATTGCTTCTCTCTTGTTTCCAgactctccttcctctctgtccctGTTGGTTCTCTACATCATCCTGGCTGTGGTGGCAGGTGGCCTGGTGctgtgctggtgctgctggtcACCTGGCTGGTTCCTGTGGCGCATCAGTGTCTGTCGCTTCTTACCCTGCTGCAACTTGGCATGCGCCTCCTGCCAGCTCTGCTCCCGTAACTGTATCCACAGCAAGGAGCACCGACTGGCAAAGGTGACGCCACACACGCCGGGCAACGGGATCCCGACTGGCATGGCAGCCACTGGCAACAGTGCGGATGAGAATGTTACTACTGCAGCTGTTTAGAAAAGGACTGTTGAAGACTCTTATGCTGAGCCATGATCAGTGTGGACATGAATAGCAATCCTTTCAGTGCAGGTTGGACCGATGTGGTCCAGTGTACCAGAGCTAAAGGCGACTGGTTAAACTGTGGTTTGTGTGCTTTAACAGTTCTGTCTTGCGAAAAATACATTCCCACACAACTAATTTGCCGTCTCAGTTATGTTTCTtgaggaatttttttttttctctctggatTATTTGAGGTGAAATTCTCACATGGAGTTGGTGGTGAGAAGTCGCCCAAGCAGCCAAGCACAGTTCGAGACCAAGCGTTGGAGGAtctgttgctgatttttttgCAGCGTTATCAGGACATACCAGTGTGTCTTTATGGAGAGCAAGACTTCTGCCAgaccacatacagtatgtgatggGGTTTCATTTAGAACCCAAACAGGTGCTTTCTGTGTCTAAACCTAACCACATACTGAAAACGGTTATTATCACCTTCATTTCAGTTCTTAACATAATTGAGAATGCAGTTTAGTGGTGTGGAAATGTCACTTTTAGGGGGCAGAAGGTAGAGCAGGGTACAGTGTGACGATGGATTGTACGAACATGTGAATGTATGTGAAAGGTAAATAATGAAGCGTTCTTTGACTTAAGAAACATGCTCACTGCACACTTTTCTCACACATACTATAATGGAAGCATGCGCCGCTGTTTAGAGACTCTCATgaacatttcaaaaatgcaGCTTTGTCCAAGACCTAGACCATTCCCTGTCTTAGAAGTAACAGTTAAGTGACACAGTGTAACTCCAGTTTACACCAAAGGTCTGACATGGACACATGTTGAGGACGCAGCCACAGAACTACAGAGTCAAAACACCCGCTGACAACAGCTGTTCTCCCCTGGAGAAATTCCTTCAAGCACTCAACTCTCCTCCCAGCAGTTCATTGTCATACCTCATACTGTTTAAGTCAATGTGAGGTCTGTACAGAGGAGCACAAATCATTACAGCtttagaaataaataagtaagtaattATGTACAAACAATACATAAATGTACAGCAAATTGAACAGAAAATTGTGCCACATAGTTCTGCAAAAACATAGATTAACAAAACTGTAAGAGTGAAAATCAGTGGTTGgaatgtgtacattttaaaaaatctaaatgaaatcaaaattaATAATGACAATGAGCAATTTCAGTAAATATAAAGGCTAGATGAATAGGAAAAATGGTTAATTGTTGGATGCATACCCAGGCAATTTAATACTAATATTTGGGATGAGGTTTTGTGTCCTAATCCACTCCCACCAGAcgagaataaacagagaaactCAATTAATTTGCAGCACAGGCAGTTGTTAAGAAAGCTGGAATTGCCAACTTTCCACAAAAGGGCCATGTGTGTACAGCTACTTAGTAGAAGGACCAATAGAAGCATTGTCTTACTGTGAATTGCCCTTTGATTGGTCAGAAGTCCCCACGGATGGATACAGACCACAGAGGACGAGCAGGAATCTAGTTccctctcagatcacttgattcaGATTGCAGATTGCTCTTACCAGAGCTTGAGAGTTGAAAGCCTGACAAAATGACAATGACTATGCAATGACCCACCAACCCACTCACAAATTGAGTAAAGTATTATTGAGTATTATCATTCTAAAACCATTAACATCAATCTGCTTGTGTGCCGTGGGGGATGTcctcacagacacaacaaaatacTACCATACTAAGAGAAAGAgtcacacacacggagagaatcGCATGAAGCCGCAATCGGCATTGTGTAAAACAATGGTTTTAATGCAGCAGCCATTTGGTTTTAtcaaaaagttacacacttacagctttaaataaaccTTTGTGCTTGAGAGAGCTGAACTGCACTGGTACTGCTGCTTTCCAGGCCTCATAGACATTAAAAAGTATAGATTCTGTCCCTGTTCTGTCCATGTGCACAGACTGAGCctccatgtgttcatgtgtctgcCAGGGAAACTTTCTTGGTATCCTCTAGATGGAGTAGCTTCATAAACTTTCCTCGCTCAGACTCACTGAGAGTGAGTGTTGCGCAACCCCATCTCACAGCTGGTTTGACTATTGTCCTAAAGGCATAagaacaaacacagtgttttcaGAACTCCAGGTTTGCGGGAAGCAGCACGCTGACACGTGTAGCCTACATGATTAGTCTCTCTTCTCAATCTGGACAGGAATGTACACGCATCGTTACGTTCAttagacaacacacacacatactgtacaattcACATCCACTGAACTCTGAGCTCCAAGAAAGACTGTCCTCACATTTGACTTTACAAGTATAGATCAGAATTGTTGAAATGTTGTTGTATGAAGCGCCGTGTGTTTTACAGACAGATGACTGCGCTTTGTCAAATGGGTCAAGAAGGCGCACgcaaagtgaaaacatggctgccactgaacaaataaaatctacaccagcATAAGTCTAAGATATTTTGATATCTGTTGCTTTACCTCGCCATTAAGACAACCAACCGACTGCACACTCCCCTGCACTAAAACCCATAGTGAAAACAacaggagttgctgatccaTTGCTTCCACCATCATAAAGTCAAAATGCGttatttggtttatttggtGTGTGAAATCCTCTGGTCCGCATTTACCTCTTCTTCTCTGTAAGCTGCTCTCATCAACTTTGTCTCCAGCGGCAAAATTCAACAACGAAACTatcaaaaagtaaaagtgctgcTCGTCAGCAGCTCGTCAGCATACTGAAGTGGATTATAACTGGATAATTGGACGAAGAACACAGacttcactgacagcagcatcAAGGTTTGTCCAAATTAGTTTCTGAGTGCCATTATTTAAATGGCTAATTGGTCTTAAAAGTTAACAAAAATATAGAGACAGTTGGGTTCTGAGTTCAAATCCTTGTCTCTATATGCCTTCCTGAAGGGAATCTCCAACACCTTTGTTGTACCTTTAAAGCAGGTTAGTTTCATATCTTAATAAAGATCTTGAATGAACCGATGTGCTTGAAAGGAAagacattcatcacatttcatcTGAAATTCATGACACTTTCATGAACAAAGCAGACACATGGCACGTCTGCTAACTGCAccataatgtaaataaagaagaactgtgttaattaatattattaagaacacaaaaaaggttttctttCCCTTAAATTATACAGTTTGTATGTTATATAAAggttttctagttttttttaatgtgtagtACTTAGAGATGGACTAACGGTGCACTTAGTGTAAGTTTTggttatgtactgtatatactgtaaagtTTTAATAAAACGCTGCACTATTGAAATACTGTATGCTGCTTTTTCTCTGTCAACAgctgaggtcatgtgacaaCCCACAGTGATATCGCCTACTCCCGTTTAGAGTTTAGGTTTCAGAcacttccacattggcttcactttGCAGACTTGTGGGTTCGGGGTCAACATGTTtggggcagcccgtggccaagtggaacgggaacttggcttgtaactagAAGGTTACTGAAGATTTGAGTCTCCACCAGGTCAGAAGGCTGGTGTACACCAGAGCAAGGtacccaaaataaaaacatttgctcCCCGGGCACTGCTCAGTGACTGCCccctgctcctaattctaggaaggtttctagtagaggatgagttaaatgcagagaaggaattaacaacatcaaaaacaatATCATACAGGGGTCTCATGTTTTTCCGACAGTACTTAAATGCAGCCTAAGTAACCAAGTTGCACAACATCCTGTGATGCGGAATGTTGCATATTGGCCCGTAAATGCCACACATGGTGTTTATAAAACCAGGATCACATTTCAGACCAGGATATAATCAGGTCCTGGTCTGCACTCTTGTGTGTACAGAGTCTTTGTGTGACTCAGACACTGTTCGGTTGACACTGGCGAGGAACTGGCACAGAGTCAGCAGCTTCTTACTGTGTGTTGCCTCTGGTATCCACTGGCAACCTTTCAAGTCAAATCCCTCTTTCtatgacagacagagaaaataaatctcTCCCAAACTCTTTGTCACTTTGATTTCACTTTCTTTAACTGACCTATGACCCTTAGTTTAATTAGTATGCTGTGTTGCTGTCGGGATTGATACTTTTGTCACAGGGGGCATCTGTATTTAACTTTTATAAGCCGACTAAAATCACATCAACTCTGTAAAGCTTTATATTTGTTACCTATTTGTTTATGTGTTACAGACTATATTACCACATCTAACCTACACTTGTGTCTGgatcataaaaatgtcataaagttCAGCTCAGTTTGGACATTATTCAGCCTTTATGTCCAATCCTCACATTATTGTCAGACCAAAGAGAAGCCTGTCGACTCAGGGTTTTATTGGCCTCCCACTCATGTGTGTTCAAGTGTCAAGCACCATTGTCCCATTGTCACACTGCGCTATCTGAGTGAGCAGTGTGCAGTGAAACCATTACAGATGGTCTAGAATAGAGTTGAGTTCAATCCGTCTACAAGGACACACTGCTGTTTCTTGACTTCTACTGATGACCATTTTTCTGACAGAATCAAATTCAAATCTTTAATTCTTACCAACAGAGCAGCTCATCGGGGTGAGCTGATGCGTTTGTCTCTATAATTGTGTAAGGCCTCTCTATGTTAAGTGCcttaagataatgtatgttgtgatttggtctGATACAAATAGATatgattcactttttatttgagtATTTCTTCACCCTGCATCAGTCTCATCTGATCACCAATCACAACCACCAGTGTCTGGTCTTTGGGGGATTTTCCTAGTATCTGCTAAGAAGCAGAAATTAAAATGCTCCCAAGAGTCTTTAAAGACTGCGCACCTTATTCTGTTCAATCTTCTTTCTGTTAATACTCACTTGTCTCTCCTGATTGAAATGTCAAATACTCTGAAAGGAGGGGCGTCTTTCTCTATTTTCCAGAACCTCAGGAGTTTGACTCACCAACGTGTTTCTGCCGTAGCCAGTTGAAGTCCCTCTGTTGCTCACACTTGATCTGCATTTACACACAACTCATAATATGAAGCAGGAAGGCTGCAGGAGTGATGACTGAGGAGGGTGAATTCTTGCGTTGTTTTATCATACAATATGCTGTCAAAAGCACAAGGAGTGATAATAGCTAATTTGGTACACTTAATTTtccaaaatgtaaataattgtggATTACTGTACCGTAAACTAGGCCTCTCTGGCTTTGGGGAACTTTCAGTTAAAAGTTTGGGTTTGGGTTTTTGTTTGATATGCACTCAGCTGTGTGTCGTCCATGTCCAATCAACTGAACTCACTACAGGTGATCTCCACTCAAGATGTGGAAAACCGTTTGGAAGATAATCAGAAGACAATGCAAAGTGTCTGAATACCTATGTCAATAATATATAGATAGATggacaggcagagacagacagaccacaAAATCATGATTTTGGTACAAAATCAGACAGATATTTATTGAAGCAAACATTGAAAGAGTAAGAGTAAACAAGAGTGAACCTAAACCCAggctcaataaataaatgaaaaaaaaggattaaagtatatttacagtgtttacaCACAGCAAGACCTTTACAACAACTGTTCCTCTCTCGCTGTATGTTGTTGAGACACATCCACCACCAGAGGGGGCTACACAGCAGCTCATGTAGCCAGGCAGACTCCAGGAACCATTCATACTTCATTTGTGCATTAAAGCAGAATTAATAGGTACTAATGATCACATCATAGGATGTTTTATTATCTATCCATTTTAAACTACGTATAGTTTTTCAACAGAGGCTAATGTCAGCGAGGAATATGagataaatgtatacatttgacATTGTAATGTAAAGAGTTTATGATTTGCACTTTCAATAAGAATATATTAAGACTCAGTATTGTGAGATTCAGTGATTTTCATGTGTGATTGACCTTGTGAAATGACAAAAGAATTGCTTTATTTCTTGTACACTTTGGTTCGACTGTATTATTGACTGATTGAGTGCTGTCATAAGGGTCAGTGAGGCGTCTGTATTTGCCAACAtgctaaaaacattcaaacagcaCTTAGAGGCATCTTTAGACTTGGTGGCAGGACAGTCTGTCTGTAAAGCTTTaaagtgtgtgcatgttgcACAACCCATTGGTGTGGCAGGAGAAGTTCCCTAATAAATAAGTCAAGTCACTGCAGGGTCAACCCGTTTGTCTTTAAGAAGCATGCAGCCGGGTGGCTATGCTTCGATGGCTGGGTCTTTGATTACTGGAGAGGGTCATGCTCTCAGTGATGGCCCCATTTTCATGATCCAGctccttctcttctttcttctccacCTCTTCTTCCTGACCCTCCACCATGTGCTGTGTCTCAGCCTGAACAGTTCTCTGTTCCAACATGAGGAGCAGCTCTGCGTCCAGCGGCTGACCAGTGGAGAAGGGGTGACACATGGTCTCGAGCAACCCGATAATCGACCCCAGCACTGCAAACACGGTGCCCAGCAGGTAGATCTTCAGCAGACCCCGTCTGGGTTTCTGACTCAGCATCTCTTTGGCAAAGGGGATGAACTCCTGCATGGTCTCCATCTTCACAGCCTGTGTTACACAACAAGTtacaaaagtagaaaacattaaTTCATCTTTAAAATTGCAAAACAGTAATGccaagctgcagtgcataacttttgtcattgtgatgttattattctgcctacgtcaagcaatactatccgACGTGACAAGGGTGCAAGAAGCagctatcttttttttttgagaaggaGATTATGAAACTtatgaaacttttcatggaccagtctttgtgttttcagtcatactccaacctgtttggaGCCACCTTACTTCACTAGCACAATGGTGCTTTCGCCTTTGTCTGTCTTCTTGTCATAaaactaatcacttcctgtgtgcagcacaggaatgtcaCTGGAcaacatgagatctaaacactactacactgagaaacagtgTGGAGTCAGCGTtgcgtgaactcatttgacagtgcaTTGAATATAGCAGACATTGGTTTATAATTAAACATTACAGTTTTAAGACATCTATTTGTTTCTGAAGTGGTTTTTTACCAGATCTTATATCATCTCATATCATATCAACTGTCAGTTTTAAATGGATTTGcatgaaattaaacaaaagaaatagaaatacacTGCAATAAAATCAATTGCCATTTACTCTGTGTTACATGCAGTATGCATTTGTAAAAACTAATgtttcaaaagtaaaaaaagaaataccttACCTTGACGAGGTTTAATGTTTGTTCCAGTCGCACAACGGCTTTAAACAAATCCAGCTTCTAGTTTGCAGCAGTAACACACCTTTGACTGGATCTTGAGTGTGGCCATTTAAAGCCTCActctctccaccctcactgtGACCACTACTGAATATTCATGAAGTGTGGAgccagcacaaaaaaaaactttgatccAGGAGGTTTACTGCTCTGATTACTGACACAGCAGCTTACTGTGAGAACACGAGGGTTCTTTTAACACAAAAATGCAAGTTTAAAGACAAGACAATTATGTATTATCACAGTAGTCATTCAGTGGTTTCAATTTGAAGAGAGGAAGtacatattgtacatatatTCTAAAATATTAACAACAGAAACATATTTTCTAGGGAATATTGTGTCACAGTTTCTGGGATAGTGCCGTGTAATCAGGACAATATATGGTACAGGTTATTGAGATACTGATTTATGTTATAGCTGATTTTACTAGTAAATACCTTTGGCCATAGTATCCATAGTTcctaatatgaataataaagtgttcatgggaaaaaaaacctatatGGTCAGATCTGATTTACTGTTTATGTTTTCAATGAGCCATATGGCAAACAGATTATGGgcttctgtttgtttctttgttgtttagGTGCAGTGTGGAAGTTGGAATAGCCTGAAATCCGTGCAGGTGACCACATGTCTTGGTGAAAGGTCACCAAATCGGGGGAAAGGTTATGTAAACCTTCCAGCACTCTGTCTGCTGCAACATGGACAATGCCACTGAGAACAATGGTCAAAGTGTTACACAGTGTCAAGCTATGCATGTACCACAAACACGCACGCAATTAGACAATATATTACACTATGAGTATAATATGTGCTCTGACTTTGCAGAACAACACTGTGAATCACAGCATGTCCTGCAgcagtcaggaaaaaaaaatttaaaaagagagaTGATTTTGCAGTGTATGCAATTCATTCCTCCAAAAAATGTAGGGTAAATATCGTGGAAGTGCCAataagagctgctgctgttcctggaCCTTGCGGCTCCCAGTTCTGCTCCTGAATGCAGTCTGGACAAGTAATGCTAGATTACATTATTACTGTAGAAGCTGCCTATTGAAGCAGAAAAATCATgatctgtgttttgtgtcataTGACAAATTAAAGTGCCTGGTTTGCATTTATAACAACAATCTTATGGtattaataatcattatttgaaGAACCTGAGAAAAgattatacactgtatatattgatattattattttttcattcatattctgAATGCTGTTGTTCAAGCCACATTTATTCACTTACTTCTGCAATTGTATAATCTCCTGTGTGAGCCTCCTACATTATTttgatatttctttattttgcacATGGTGTGGCAGTGTAACTAGGTCAGATATGGTAGatagtttgtttggttttaattaATCTTATTCCTTGAAAGGAGCTTTAGAGCATTCAAAGTACAACCTTAAATCTCTGGCTGACGATTAGCATGTGAGCTTGCAAAGAGGGTTGTCgttgtttttttaggtttcAGAACATTTTACTTAATGCTGCTGGAACAGTTATATAttctgattacacacacacacacacacacacaaaataaaattccaTAATTGGTGACTCCATACATGGTTGTTCAATGTTTGGTTCCCATTTGCATGTCTGTAGCTAAAATTCCACATACCACATTCACATTCAGGTCATGGTAAAAGGCATAAAGATAAGAACAACTCTTACTTAACAACATTCAgaccatgtacacacacatgcgcacacacacacacacacacagggaggttTGTGCTGCCATTATTCCACACTGCATTGAcctctattcatttggacagcctaaacaaagcatcatccccaaccttaatcataaccagttaatgcctaattctaaccttaacctaatcacaattcaaatctcagcccAAAACttgaccagttcctcagaaattagattctgcctcattgggaccagattttggtctccatgagcaCTACTgtcctgacaaggccagtgtttatcccagaaaaggtcctaaagagataacaaatCTACCCTAGTACCCTAGTTTGAACGTAGATGAGCTGACTTTGTCCCTTGCATTTTATCATACATCATATGGAGACATTGGCTGTGGGTTGGATTGTGTCCGTCCACATGCTCAAAAGCAGTTAATCTCACGTACAAAACAGTTAATCTCATTTACACAAGCAGTTAATCTCACTTACAAAATCCATATACttcatatacatacagtacatacatgccaaaaaaaaagtcgccacctaaaaaaaagggtcacatactcgttggaccgcctttagctttgattacggcactcactgtggcattgtttccataagctactgcaatgtcacaagatttatttccgtgcagtgttgcattcatttttcaccaagatcttgtattgatgatgggagagtcaggccactgagcaaagccttctccagcacatcccaaagattctcaatggggttaaggtctggactcatgtggccaatccatgtgtgaaaatgatgtctcatgctccctgaaccattctttcacaatttgagcctgatgaatcctggaaTTGTCATCTTGGAAAATGCCCAtgccatcagggaagaaaaaaatgcattgatggaataacctggtcattcattatattcaggtagtcagctgacctcattctttgggcacataatgttgctgaacctagacctgaccaactgcagcaactcCTTACCTAtgtgcttagttaaatccaggtggcgacttttcttttttgaccaGGCAGTGTACTTGCATATGTCTTATCTTAAATATAAGTGAGTAGATAGACTCATTGTACTCAAAGAGCTATAAAATTaaatttctgatataaaatgaacaTTGACTCCATGTGACTGTAACCAAAGGGCCAAGCCagtgaggaaaaacaggaaactCTAAGTATAACACAACTACACGACCATCTAGAGCCGCTGAGGAACATGACAGTACTTGTCTGAAGTTGTATGCACATTAGCTCATTGTGCACATTGTGTATGTGCACTGAGTCAGAAGACACACCTTGGACTTACTAAGAGAGTGGAGGAAAATACCCTGTGAACTCAGCTGGCCCTCAGGCTACTATTTCCTTACACAGTGGATTATCAGTAGATCTTGGCTGAGCACACACCTGATAAACCATACTCACTGCCTACAGGGCATGTATTCTGTCTGGggatgagtgtgtttgtttgtgtcatggAAATGACAAGgggttgtgtttttatgcagaCGTCCCATTCTATTTtactttatgactttatttactCTATACCACATTTTATTCAAGTGGTACAACTCAAAGTGTTTCACTGAGAAGTTACGCATTgtagttttaaatttaaataatttagtAAAGGCAATTTCTATTTGATTATAAATCAACCAAGCTTATTAGGATACATCCTCAGATACAATGATGAGAAGGAATTTTTCCATCCATCtgttttctaccactttatcctccacatgagggtcgcaggtccatggagccaatcccagctaacacTGGGTTAAAGGTGGGGTACATCTTGGACATGTCACGAGTGAGAAtgaatcctaaaaaaaaaggaccacaAGGACcaacaagaaataaaatatataaacaattgattatacatataatatatatactttaaTAAGTTATTACATCTAATTGAGTCTTTGTTTCCATGGGTTCATGGCTCTTTGGTGTCTTTGTGTTAAACCATGACTGTGTCTCCagctgcctgtgtgtctgtatgtgtgtgtgttgattcaTAGAGTGAAGGGTGGGGTAGTGAAGGGTGTgactctgacacacactgtATCACACACTGTGCAGGTGAGACAGTGTTCATAAATGAGCAACCAGACGCCAACACACACCTAATCATAGCACAAAGTGATAGAGAAGCGGCTGCCGGGTGAGTCTCACCGTCACACTTACCGTCAAGTGGCTTTGCTCCTGTTGCTGTGTGCTGACCTCACCTGATgttctgctttgttgtttttctctcacaggAGGAACACAACATGCGGATACTTTTTCTTGTAGCTGGTAAGATTTACAGTCTTTCACTTTTTCAATTCAATATGTAAATTGTGTCTCTGTAAGTTTGCcttgcagcttttttttatttgcaccaCATGTATGAGCGctttaaaaaaggtaaaacgTTTTTGAGTCGAGAGAAAGCATGTTTTTCATTCTGCAGCACCCAGTTAAACGGTTCACCTTTCTAGCCGGGAGGAGGAAGTAATATGAAGCTGCTGCAAGTGATTGGCTGGAATGAGAACTTGCATACCCTGGTCAAGATGGCACATGTTTAAAaagctctctgtgtctgtttcaaAGGCTCATAACCAGAACTTTATCTAATATACTCTCAAATACTTTATAAAATGAAACTAAATACAGCTTGTTGAAATAGAAACTGAATCCAAAAACTGCTTGTCAGTGCCAATCATTCATCAATCAAACCATTATGTTTTAATCCAAAGCACAAGAAAGTATTATTTTTGATGAATGCAGCTATTGCTTTTGCAGTGAGAACACTGTGCCACAGAACTGTACATACTTTATCTATGTGGTTAAGTTTGTGTACTGTcacagtataatataatataatcgtGTTAGTGTTAAGTCACCAACTGATGGACATCACATTATAACACTATATAGTAcaacctttattttattataactAACAAATACAGCTGCAATAGTGAGAAATCACAAGATATGTGGCACCAGTTGGCTTCTTTGGTACAGATGTTACCACATAAAGTCACTTCTGACCTAATTTGTGACCTAACCTCTGTCTTTGCTCAACATGTCCATTAAAGACAAGAGGTGAATGTGGCAGAAATAAACAT
Coding sequences within:
- the g0s2 gene encoding G0/G1 switch protein 2 — its product is METMQEFIPFAKEMLSQKPRRGLLKIYLLGTVFAVLGSIIGLLETMCHPFSTGQPLDAELLLMLEQRTVQAETQHMVEGQEEEVEKKEEKELDHENGAITESMTLSSNQRPSHRSIATRLHAS